Proteins from one Acidihalobacter prosperus genomic window:
- a CDS encoding group I truncated hemoglobin: MNNLYEQLGGDKAVDAAVDIFYRKVLADDRVNGFFDDTDMEGQAAKQKAFLTMAFGGPHNYTGRDMREGHKHLVARGLDDTHVDVIIELLGESLRELNVPDELIAQVAAIAESTRSDVLNR; the protein is encoded by the coding sequence ATGAACAATCTGTACGAACAGCTGGGCGGTGACAAGGCGGTCGATGCGGCAGTCGATATCTTCTACCGCAAGGTACTGGCGGACGATCGCGTCAACGGCTTTTTCGACGACACCGACATGGAAGGTCAGGCAGCCAAGCAGAAGGCCTTTCTGACCATGGCCTTCGGCGGTCCGCACAACTACACGGGGCGCGACATGCGCGAGGGACACAAGCATCTCGTCGCGCGCGGACTCGACGACACGCACGTCGACGTGATCATCGAGCTGCTGGGCGAGTCGCTGCGGGAGTTGAACGTACCCGATGAGCTGATCGCGCAGGTGGCCGCCATCGCGGAGTCCACGCGCAGCGACGTGCTCAACCGCTGA
- a CDS encoding 2Fe-2S iron-sulfur cluster-binding protein — protein sequence MTEIRYAGRSYAALSGESVLETLERAGVEVPNACRSGVCQSCLMRARAGDVPPAAQAGLKDTLRSQGYFLACCARPESDMEVALADDDALGETAVRLDGIEMLSPSVMRVTLRPEAAFEYRRGQFVNLVREDGLRRSYSLAGCANAGDLLELHVRHIPDGAMSGWLMAGGGASGRLRVQGPHGNCFYVPGQRDQPMLLIGTGTGLAPLYGIVCDALAAGHTGPIHLYHGARTIDGLYLVERMRAMAEQYTNLHYTPCVLEESGMPAASAVGEVEVGGVDAVALGRHGDLKGWRSYFCGDPTLVTRMRKRAYLAGASLADIYADAFLPAAVPAPA from the coding sequence ATGACGGAAATTCGCTATGCAGGACGGAGTTATGCGGCGTTGTCGGGCGAGAGCGTCCTGGAGACGCTGGAGCGCGCGGGTGTCGAGGTGCCCAATGCCTGCCGTAGCGGCGTCTGTCAGAGCTGTCTGATGCGGGCGCGGGCGGGCGATGTCCCGCCCGCGGCCCAGGCCGGGTTGAAGGATACGTTGCGCAGTCAGGGCTACTTCCTTGCCTGTTGCGCACGGCCGGAATCGGACATGGAGGTGGCGCTGGCCGATGACGATGCCCTGGGCGAAACCGCGGTGCGGCTGGACGGTATCGAGATGCTGAGTCCCAGCGTGATGCGGGTCACCCTCAGGCCTGAAGCCGCGTTCGAATACCGCCGCGGCCAGTTCGTCAACCTGGTCCGCGAAGACGGCCTCAGGCGCAGCTACTCGCTGGCCGGCTGCGCGAACGCCGGCGACCTGCTGGAACTGCATGTGCGCCACATCCCGGACGGTGCGATGAGCGGATGGCTGATGGCCGGCGGTGGCGCTTCCGGCCGCTTGCGCGTGCAGGGGCCGCACGGGAACTGCTTCTACGTGCCGGGACAGCGCGATCAACCGATGCTATTGATCGGCACGGGCACGGGGCTGGCGCCGTTATACGGAATTGTCTGCGATGCCCTGGCGGCCGGGCATACGGGGCCAATACACCTTTATCATGGTGCGCGTACGATAGACGGGCTGTACCTGGTCGAGCGCATGCGTGCGATGGCCGAGCAGTATACCAATCTGCATTACACGCCCTGCGTACTGGAAGAATCCGGCATGCCCGCCGCGTCGGCCGTTGGCGAGGTTGAGGTGGGCGGTGTCGATGCCGTCGCTCTGGGACGGCATGGCGATCTCAAGGGCTGGCGCAGCTATTTCTGCGGCGATCCGACTTTGGTGACGCGCATGCGCAAGCGCGCCTATCTGGCGGGCGCCTCGCTGGCCGATATCTACGCCGACGCCTTTCTACCCGCGGCCGTGCCCGCGCCGGCCTAG
- a CDS encoding Rrf2 family transcriptional regulator, whose amino-acid sequence MHLTQHTDFSLRVLMYLGAMQDRLVTIDELTTRLHIARSHLAKIVNRLARLGYITTLRGKGGGMRLARPPAEIGIGAVVRDTEPGTTLIDCESPACSILGICALVGTLAQAKSAFFEVLDDVTLADLVANGDALRRRFEGAGSTRVIKIPARDRA is encoded by the coding sequence ATGCACCTGACTCAACACACCGATTTCTCGCTGCGCGTGCTCATGTACCTGGGGGCGATGCAGGACCGGCTGGTCACCATCGACGAGCTGACCACGCGGCTGCACATCGCGCGCAGCCACCTTGCCAAGATCGTCAATCGCCTCGCCCGCCTGGGCTACATCACGACCTTGCGCGGCAAGGGCGGCGGCATGCGTCTTGCCCGCCCGCCGGCCGAGATCGGTATCGGTGCGGTGGTGCGCGACACCGAGCCCGGCACCACCCTGATCGATTGCGAGAGTCCGGCCTGCTCGATTCTCGGCATCTGCGCGCTGGTCGGTACGCTGGCACAGGCCAAGTCCGCCTTTTTCGAGGTGCTGGACGACGTGACGCTGGCGGATCTGGTGGCGAACGGCGATGCCCTGCGCCGGCGGTTCGAGGGGGCGGGGAGCACCCGGGTGATCAAGATCCCCGCGCGCGACCGGGCCTGA
- a CDS encoding glycosyltransferase family 4 protein, giving the protein MSPVNEAAGVPMSTPVAPRIALIRQRYTRFGGAERFVAGALEALVARGARLSVITRHWQHQPGVEAIGVNPFHWGRVWRDWSFARAACRVVEARGFDLVQSHERIACCDIYRAGDGVHRMWLQRRAAGGGWRARLGQWLSPYHHYVLRAERRLFASPRLKAVICNSSMVRDEIVQCFGVPESRIEVIYNAVDLERFSPMLRTRFRQATRTRLGVPDAAMVYLFVGSGFARKGLETAIRALAALPTHCCLVVVGKDRSAARFRRLAKRLGLASRVFFTGPQDDAAPYYGMADAFVLPTLYDPFPNVVLEALACGLPVVVSDSCGAVDIIRDGENGFVCGALDAEALATRMRRLMDAELRAKLLPISRALVEQWQPERMSAQLLALYRRILATTGQEKDSPDR; this is encoded by the coding sequence GTGTCCCCCGTCAACGAAGCCGCGGGTGTGCCGATGAGCACGCCGGTTGCGCCCCGCATTGCCTTGATTCGTCAACGCTATACACGTTTCGGCGGCGCCGAGCGTTTCGTTGCGGGCGCATTGGAAGCCCTGGTTGCCCGCGGCGCCAGACTGTCGGTGATCACCCGCCACTGGCAGCACCAGCCAGGCGTCGAGGCGATCGGGGTCAATCCCTTTCATTGGGGGCGCGTGTGGCGCGATTGGTCGTTCGCGCGCGCCGCCTGTCGCGTGGTCGAGGCCCGCGGCTTCGACCTTGTGCAGTCGCACGAGCGTATTGCCTGCTGCGACATCTACCGCGCCGGCGACGGCGTACATCGGATGTGGCTGCAACGGCGCGCGGCCGGCGGCGGTTGGCGTGCGCGTCTGGGGCAATGGTTGAGCCCCTATCATCACTACGTCCTGCGCGCTGAGAGGCGGCTGTTCGCGAGTCCGCGGCTCAAGGCGGTCATCTGCAACTCGTCGATGGTGCGCGACGAAATCGTGCAGTGTTTCGGCGTGCCCGAGTCGCGTATCGAGGTGATCTACAACGCCGTCGATCTGGAACGCTTCAGCCCCATGCTGCGTACCCGCTTCAGGCAGGCCACGCGCACGCGGCTCGGTGTGCCCGATGCGGCAATGGTGTACTTGTTCGTGGGCTCCGGTTTCGCTCGCAAGGGGCTTGAAACGGCCATCCGCGCATTGGCCGCGCTGCCTACCCATTGCTGTCTGGTCGTCGTGGGCAAGGACCGATCGGCCGCGCGCTTCCGTCGACTGGCAAAACGGCTTGGATTGGCGTCGCGCGTGTTTTTCACCGGTCCCCAGGACGACGCGGCGCCTTATTACGGCATGGCCGACGCCTTTGTGCTGCCGACGCTGTACGACCCGTTTCCGAACGTGGTGCTGGAAGCGCTCGCGTGCGGTCTGCCGGTCGTGGTCAGCGACAGTTGCGGAGCGGTCGATATCATCCGGGACGGCGAGAACGGATTTGTCTGCGGCGCGCTGGATGCGGAGGCGCTGGCCACGCGCATGCGCCGCCTCATGGATGCCGAGCTGCGAGCGAAACTGCTGCCGATCTCGCGCGCGCTGGTCGAGCAATGGCAGCCGGAGCGGATGTCCGCGCAATTGCTGGCGCTTTACCGGCGAATCCTCGCAACAACCGGCCAGGAAAAGGATTCGCCGGATCGATGA
- a CDS encoding FHA domain-containing protein, with amino-acid sequence MGENRRDHERRHWGREVHYPFRDSEGRTVVRNRRRVVERRLSSVQARSAQPVLRLRFREREFALRNGQLRVGRHSGNDLVINQPVVSRHHGVILALGGGYLLVDTSRNGSYVRLQGAAADIHVQAGEYRLVGKGTIRLGRATDAPGNDLLHFDIS; translated from the coding sequence GTGGGTGAGAACAGGCGCGACCATGAGCGGCGGCATTGGGGCCGAGAGGTGCATTACCCCTTCAGAGACAGCGAGGGTCGCACGGTCGTGCGCAATCGGCGCCGCGTGGTCGAACGTCGTCTCAGCAGCGTTCAGGCGCGCAGCGCACAGCCGGTGCTACGCCTGCGCTTCCGCGAGCGCGAGTTTGCCTTGCGCAACGGCCAGCTCCGGGTAGGGCGCCACAGCGGCAACGACCTCGTGATCAACCAGCCCGTCGTGTCGCGCCATCATGGCGTCATCTTGGCGTTGGGCGGTGGCTATCTGCTGGTCGATACCAGCCGCAACGGCAGTTACGTGCGTCTGCAAGGTGCCGCAGCGGACATACACGTGCAGGCCGGCGAATACCGCCTCGTAGGGAAAGGCACCATCCGCCTCGGTCGTGCCACCGACGCGCCGGGCAACGACCTCCTGCATTTCGACATCTCGTGA
- a CDS encoding NAD-dependent epimerase: MRVLITGSAGFIGSALAARLLERGDEVVGVDNLNDYYDVRLKEARLARIRDHASYVDERVDIADRAAIADVFARHRPERVVNLAAQAGVRYSLINPHAYVDTNLVGFVNILEGCRHNGVEHLVYASSSSVYGANTTMPFSVHDNVDHPVSLYAASKKANELMAHTYSHLYGLPTTGLRFFTVYGPWGRPDMALFLFTRKILAGEPIDVFNYGHHRRDFTYIDDIVEGVIRTLDHVATPNPDWSGDAPDSATSRAPYRLYNIGNNQPVELMHYIEVLEDCLGRKAEKNLLPLQPGDVPDTYADVDQLVRDVDYRPQTPVEVGIRRFVDWYREYHRV; encoded by the coding sequence ATGCGCGTACTCATTACCGGATCGGCCGGCTTCATCGGCTCCGCACTCGCCGCCCGCCTGCTCGAACGCGGCGACGAGGTCGTCGGCGTCGACAACCTCAACGACTACTACGACGTCCGTCTCAAGGAGGCGCGGCTGGCGCGCATCCGCGATCATGCAAGCTACGTCGATGAACGGGTCGACATCGCGGACCGGGCGGCCATCGCCGACGTGTTCGCGCGTCACCGACCGGAACGCGTGGTCAATCTGGCGGCCCAGGCCGGCGTGCGCTATTCGCTGATCAATCCCCACGCCTACGTCGACACCAACCTGGTCGGCTTCGTGAACATCCTGGAAGGCTGCCGGCACAACGGCGTCGAGCATCTGGTGTACGCCTCGTCCAGTTCGGTCTACGGCGCCAACACCACCATGCCCTTCTCGGTGCACGACAACGTCGACCACCCGGTCAGTCTCTACGCCGCGAGCAAGAAGGCCAACGAGCTGATGGCTCACACCTACAGCCATCTCTACGGTCTGCCGACGACGGGGCTGCGTTTCTTCACCGTGTACGGCCCCTGGGGCCGGCCGGACATGGCGTTGTTCCTGTTCACTCGCAAGATCCTCGCCGGCGAACCGATCGACGTCTTCAACTACGGCCACCATCGACGCGACTTCACCTATATCGACGACATCGTCGAAGGCGTGATCCGCACCCTGGACCATGTCGCCACCCCCAACCCCGACTGGTCGGGCGACGCACCCGACTCGGCCACCAGCCGTGCGCCCTATCGGCTCTACAACATCGGCAACAACCAGCCAGTGGAACTGATGCACTATATCGAGGTGCTGGAGGACTGCCTCGGGCGCAAGGCGGAAAAAAACCTGCTGCCGCTGCAGCCCGGCGACGTACCGGACACCTACGCCGACGTCGACCAGCTGGTCAGGGATGTGGATTATCGGCCGCAGACGCCCGTCGAAGTGGGTATCCGCCGGTTCGTCGACTGGTACCGCGAATACCACCGGGTTTGA
- a CDS encoding nucleotide sugar dehydrogenase: MFDLNSARIGIIGLGYVGLPLAVEFGRRYPTVGLDIKAARIDELRRGHDSTREVEAADLVASTLLSFTCTPADLRDCNVYVVTVPTPVDRHKRPDLSPLESASRTVGNLLKPGDVVIYESTVYPGATEEVCVPILEACSGLRFNSDFFAGYSPERINPGDREHRVTGIRKVTSGSTPEAAAFVDALYASIITAGTHCAASIRVAEAAKVIENTQRDVNIALINELAMLFNRLGIDTQDVLAAAGTKWNFLPFRPGLVGGHCIGVDPYYLTHKAQEVGHHPAMILAGRRINDGMGAYVAERVLKLMTQRKLHVVGARILVLGLTFKENCPDLRNTRVIDVIEAFREFHALVDVYDPWVDAEESLHEYGIRPIEAPQQGAYDAVILAVSHDQFVEQGVERIRAYGHADAILFDVKSVLPANRVDGRL; encoded by the coding sequence GTGTTCGATCTGAACTCCGCGCGCATCGGCATCATCGGACTGGGCTATGTGGGGTTGCCGCTGGCCGTCGAGTTCGGGCGTCGCTACCCCACCGTGGGACTTGACATCAAGGCGGCCCGCATCGACGAACTGCGCCGCGGCCACGATAGCACTCGCGAGGTCGAGGCGGCCGATCTGGTCGCCAGCACCCTGCTGAGCTTCACCTGCACGCCAGCCGATCTGCGCGACTGCAACGTCTATGTCGTCACGGTGCCCACGCCGGTGGACCGGCACAAACGCCCCGATCTGTCGCCGCTCGAATCGGCCAGCCGCACGGTAGGGAACCTCCTCAAGCCCGGTGACGTGGTGATCTACGAATCCACCGTCTACCCCGGCGCCACGGAGGAAGTCTGTGTACCCATTCTCGAAGCCTGCTCGGGTCTGCGCTTCAACAGCGACTTCTTCGCCGGCTACAGCCCGGAGCGCATCAATCCGGGCGATCGCGAGCACCGCGTCACCGGCATCCGCAAGGTCACCTCGGGTTCCACTCCAGAAGCCGCGGCCTTCGTCGACGCCCTCTATGCCAGCATCATCACCGCAGGCACCCACTGCGCCGCGAGCATTCGCGTGGCCGAGGCCGCCAAGGTGATCGAGAACACCCAGCGCGACGTCAACATCGCCCTGATCAACGAGCTGGCGATGCTGTTCAACCGTCTCGGCATCGATACCCAGGACGTGCTCGCGGCCGCCGGCACCAAATGGAACTTCCTGCCCTTCCGACCCGGCCTCGTCGGCGGACACTGCATCGGCGTCGACCCCTACTATCTGACGCACAAGGCGCAGGAGGTCGGGCATCACCCGGCCATGATCCTGGCCGGGCGGCGCATCAACGACGGCATGGGAGCCTATGTGGCGGAGCGTGTGCTCAAGCTGATGACCCAGCGCAAACTGCATGTGGTGGGCGCGCGCATCCTGGTGCTGGGTCTGACCTTCAAGGAAAACTGCCCGGATCTGCGCAACACGCGCGTCATCGACGTGATCGAGGCCTTCCGCGAGTTTCACGCGCTGGTGGACGTCTACGATCCCTGGGTCGATGCCGAGGAATCGCTGCATGAATACGGCATCCGGCCCATCGAAGCCCCGCAGCAGGGTGCCTACGACGCCGTGATACTGGCGGTTTCCCACGACCAGTTCGTCGAACAGGGCGTCGAGCGCATCCGCGCCTACGGACACGCGGACGCCATCCTGTTCGACGTCAAATCCGTGCTGCCGGCCAACCGGGTCGACGGACGCCTATAA
- a CDS encoding thioredoxin fold domain-containing protein — protein MSMPLSHKLPRIFAALLLLAGFAAGTAQAAENPAVALLHDMHKAVKITEGKGSKTLYVFFDPNCPFCHKLFEELRPYVKQNEVTIHWIPVGILTSTSPGKAAAILQAKDRLKAFYQSEHDWNFGDTPGGGITPLKNPSPATRRALETNNGLLADHGLNGVPVTLFATTDGSAFYFEGTPPADKLAEIMQYVK, from the coding sequence ATGTCCATGCCCTTGAGTCACAAACTCCCACGCATTTTTGCCGCTCTGCTGCTGCTGGCCGGCTTCGCGGCCGGGACCGCGCAGGCAGCTGAAAACCCCGCCGTGGCGCTGCTCCACGACATGCACAAGGCCGTGAAGATCACCGAGGGCAAGGGCTCCAAGACGCTGTACGTCTTCTTCGACCCGAACTGTCCCTTCTGCCACAAGCTGTTCGAGGAGCTGCGTCCCTACGTGAAGCAGAACGAGGTGACGATACATTGGATCCCGGTGGGCATCCTGACCAGTACCAGCCCCGGCAAGGCCGCGGCCATCCTGCAAGCCAAGGACCGTCTCAAGGCCTTCTATCAGAGCGAGCATGACTGGAACTTCGGGGACACGCCCGGTGGCGGCATCACGCCGCTCAAAAACCCCAGCCCCGCCACCCGCCGGGCGCTAGAGACCAACAATGGCCTGCTGGCCGATCATGGCCTCAACGGCGTGCCGGTCACGCTGTTCGCCACGACCGACGGCTCCGCCTTCTATTTCGAAGGCACGCCACCCGCCGACAAGCTGGCGGAAATCATGCAATACGTAAAATAG